A stretch of the Neodiprion lecontei isolate iyNeoLeco1 chromosome 4, iyNeoLeco1.1, whole genome shotgun sequence genome encodes the following:
- the LOC107221809 gene encoding proton channel OtopLc isoform X6 has protein sequence MADVNMELEVRPFLNNDNHTSDEHPRAARRKVDKKPGTSLFIIMSFIYAKLLVVVCIAYVISEVVTHKLPLYYYEGFFTYLYGASILFLLYVFCFLLQESACCSRGGDSPPPPPRPPKPPKEPKETKDKKKKKDKEQKASGKSKKEFQDAAEVEAGVATRALRKRKTSQNDHSHGSFFLRIGAIAFGLGTMVYNGLEFGAFFEVPPTSPCYQILRGVNPVLQMIFTFMQMYFIFMNSRLNIHRFKVVARFGLMHVVATNLCVWIRTLVLESLKEITQYHQRIGQEEISVLDTIKQHSQRNAGVILGTEPRDLAQLREAPLDSVLSTTATTLGSTTLPSMGRTLRTTIKAIANALTTTAATTLTPWTTMSTTTTTMRPTTTTTNVPPITRSRATTLTTLLTTLSRTTTTTTTTTTTTTTLPTTTVRATTTTAAPFMPFLTDFMNSPQNNPPVNQIFDVSNLTNASTSWSSPNLGYYAEALTDDGTMSNSCGRVNIMGTIVQDAAPYLFPFIIEYSLIGAAVIYVMWKHIGCYPRWPLRVEVDLERRLEAMLSRRAVALAHAGHARVDCVGASKGLFFGLLLLVGSLICLILFFVLIHHPELGLLAIYLADVSHCVLMALSIIAIIVGFIRVQGLKFKAEEQSDLNDILLRVSAFGLFVYAVFSVIAGSLAAFTHEANLLVMVTGLLSVAQVVLQMLFIADVSRRRVHLPEHDRSKPGRQVVTFLLICNVTMWVIYTFETQKVVANPVQLDFYGFLAWAIVQRVTLPLCIFHRFHSAVTLAEIWKTSYKARLE, from the exons ATGGCTGACGTAAATATGGAGCTTGAAGTACGTCCATTTTTGAACAACGACAATCATACAAGCGATGAACACCCACGCGCTGCTAGGCGGAAGGTTGATAAAAAGCCTGG AACGTCCCTGTTCATTATCATGAGCTTCATCTACGCGAAGCTGCTCGTTGTTGTCTGCATCGCCTATGTCATCAGCGAAGTAGTGACGCACAAGTTACCGTTGTACTATTACGAGGGGTTCTTCACTTATCTGTACGGAGCCAGCATTCTTTTCCTCCTATACGTATTCTGCTTCCTACTGCAAGAGAGCGCCTGCTGTTCCCGAGGTGGGGATTCCCCGCCGCCACCTCCAAGACCGCCAAAACCACCGAAGGAGCCGAAGGAAACAAaggataagaagaagaaaaaggacaAAGAACAAAAAGCGTCTGGCAAAAGCAAGAAGGAATTCCAg GATGCTGCAGAAGTCGAAGCAGGTGTGGCTACGCGAGCTTTGCGAAAACGTAAAACTTCTCAGAACGATCATAGTCACGGCAGTTTCTTCCTTCGCATCGGAGCAATCG CGTTTGGATTGGGCACAATGGTGTACAACGGTTTGGAGTTTGGCGCATTTTTCGAAGTGCCACCTACATCACCCTGTTATCAGATTCTCAGAGGTGTTAATCCCGTACTGCAGATGATATTTACCTTCATGCAAATGTACTTCATCTTCATGAACTCTAGG CTCAACATACATCGATTCAAGGTAGTTGCCCGATTTGGTCTGATGCACGTAGTAGCCACAAACCTCTGCGTTTGGATTCGCACTCTAGTATTGGAAAGTTTAAAGGAAATTACACAGTACCATCAACGTATAGGACAAGAAGAAATTAGTGTTTTAG ACACCATCAAACAACATTCTCAACGCAATGCAGGGGTTATTCTAGGCACTGAACCACGCGATCTAGCTCAACTTCGCGAGGCTCCACTTGACTCCGTTTTGTCAACGACAGCAACGACATTGGGAAGTACAACACTGCCTTCGATGGGCAGAACTCTTCGCACTACCATAAAAGCCATAGCCAATGCTCTTACCACAACTGCAGCAACGACGCTCACGCCGTGGACAACAATGAGCACCACCACTACTACCATGAGACCTACAACCACCACGACTAACGTGCCACCGATAACTCGCAGCAGAGCAACTACCCTGACAACTTTGCTGACGACGTTGAGTCgcacgacgacgacgacgacaacgacgacgactaCGACGACAACTCTACCGACCACAACCGTCAGAGCAACGACCACCACAGCTGCACCCTTCATGCCGTTTCTCACGGACTTCATGAATTCACCGCAAAATAACCCTCCGGTTAACCAGATCTTCGACGTGAGTAACTTGACGAACGCCAGCACAAGCTGGAGCAGCCCAAATCTTGGCTATTACGCGGAGGCTTTAACCGACGACGGCACCATGTCGAACTCTTGCGGACGCGTCAACATCATGGGCACCATTGTCCAGGACGCCGCGCCTTACTTGTTCCCTTTCATCATTGAGTACAGTCTTATAGGCGCAGCGGTGATATACGTGATGTGGAAACACATAGGGTGTTATCCCCGATGGCCACTCCGTGTCGAGGTTGATCTTGAGCGCAGATTAGAGGCAATGTTGAGCCGTCGCGCGGTTGCTCTTGCCCACGCCGGACACGCCCGAGTTGATTGCGTTGGTGCTAGCAAAGGTCTTTTCTTCGGGCTACTTTTACTGGTCGGGTCGCTGATCTGCTTAATTCTCTTCTTCGTATTGATACACCATCCGGAGTTGGGGCTACTCGCGATCTACCTTGCCGACGTCTCGCACTGCGTCCTCATGGCACTGTCCATTATCGCCATAATCGTCGGCTTCATACGCGTCCAAGGTCTGAAGTTCAAGGCTGAGGAACAGAGCGACTTGAACGACATCCTCCTCCGCGTCTCGGCTTTCGGCCTTTTCGTTTACGCGGTGTTCAGCGTGATCGCTGGATCCCTGGCAGCTTTTACACACGAGGCGAATCTCCTCGTTATGGTAACTGGTCTTCTCTCCGTGGCTCAAGTAGTTCTTCAGATGCTTTTTATCGCCGACGTCTCGCGTAGGCGCGTTCACCTACCGGAACACGATCGCAGCAAGCCGGGCCGCCAGGTTGTGACATTCTTGTTGATATGCAACGTGACCATGTGGGTGATCTACACCTTCGAGACTCAGAAGGTGGTCGCGAACCCCGTCCAGTTGGACTTCTACGGATTCTTGGCATGGGCGATCGTCCAACGCGTCACGCTTCCTCTTTGCATCTTCCATAGGTTCCATAGCGCGGTTACGCTCGCCGAGATATGGAAGACAAGCTACAAGGCTCGTCTCGAGTAA
- the LOC107221809 gene encoding proton channel OtopLc isoform X8: protein MSFIYAKLLVVVCIAYVISEVVTHKLPLYYYEGFFTYLYGASILFLLYVFCFLLQESACCSRGGDSPPPPPRPPKPPKEPKETKDKKKKKDKEQKASGKSKKEFQDAAEVEAGVATRALRKRKTSQNDHSHGSFFLRIGAIAFGLGTMVYNGLEFGAFFEVPPTSPCYQILRGVNPVLQMIFTFMQMYFIFMNSRLNIHRFKVVARFGLMHVVATNLCVWIRTLVLESLKEITQYHQRIGQEEISVLDTIKQHSQRNAGVILGTEPRDLAQLREAPLDSVLSTTATTLGSTTLPSMGRTLRTTIKAIANALTTTAATTLTPWTTMSTTTTTMRPTTTTTNVPPITRSRATTLTTLLTTLSRTTTTTTTTTTTTTTLPTTTVRATTTTAAPFMPFLTDFMNSPQNNPPVNQIFDVSNLTNASTSWSSPNLGYYAEALTDDGTMSNSCGRVNIMGTIVQDAAPYLFPFIIEYSLIGAAVIYVMWKHIGCYPRWPLRVEVDLERRLEAMLSRRAVALAHAGHARVDCVGASKGLFFGLLLLVGSLICLILFFVLIHHPELGLLAIYLADVSHCVLMALSIIAIIVGFIRVQGLKFKAEEQSDLNDILLRVSAFGLFVYAVFSVIAGSLAAFTHEANLLVMVTGLLSVAQVVLQMLFIADVSRRRVHLPEHDRSKPGRQVVTFLLICNVTMWVIYTFETQKVVANPVQLDFYGFLAWAIVQRVTLPLCIFHRFHSAVTLAEIWKTSYKARLE, encoded by the exons ATGAGCTTCATCTACGCGAAGCTGCTCGTTGTTGTCTGCATCGCCTATGTCATCAGCGAAGTAGTGACGCACAAGTTACCGTTGTACTATTACGAGGGGTTCTTCACTTATCTGTACGGAGCCAGCATTCTTTTCCTCCTATACGTATTCTGCTTCCTACTGCAAGAGAGCGCCTGCTGTTCCCGAGGTGGGGATTCCCCGCCGCCACCTCCAAGACCGCCAAAACCACCGAAGGAGCCGAAGGAAACAAaggataagaagaagaaaaaggacaAAGAACAAAAAGCGTCTGGCAAAAGCAAGAAGGAATTCCAg GATGCTGCAGAAGTCGAAGCAGGTGTGGCTACGCGAGCTTTGCGAAAACGTAAAACTTCTCAGAACGATCATAGTCACGGCAGTTTCTTCCTTCGCATCGGAGCAATCG CGTTTGGATTGGGCACAATGGTGTACAACGGTTTGGAGTTTGGCGCATTTTTCGAAGTGCCACCTACATCACCCTGTTATCAGATTCTCAGAGGTGTTAATCCCGTACTGCAGATGATATTTACCTTCATGCAAATGTACTTCATCTTCATGAACTCTAGG CTCAACATACATCGATTCAAGGTAGTTGCCCGATTTGGTCTGATGCACGTAGTAGCCACAAACCTCTGCGTTTGGATTCGCACTCTAGTATTGGAAAGTTTAAAGGAAATTACACAGTACCATCAACGTATAGGACAAGAAGAAATTAGTGTTTTAG ACACCATCAAACAACATTCTCAACGCAATGCAGGGGTTATTCTAGGCACTGAACCACGCGATCTAGCTCAACTTCGCGAGGCTCCACTTGACTCCGTTTTGTCAACGACAGCAACGACATTGGGAAGTACAACACTGCCTTCGATGGGCAGAACTCTTCGCACTACCATAAAAGCCATAGCCAATGCTCTTACCACAACTGCAGCAACGACGCTCACGCCGTGGACAACAATGAGCACCACCACTACTACCATGAGACCTACAACCACCACGACTAACGTGCCACCGATAACTCGCAGCAGAGCAACTACCCTGACAACTTTGCTGACGACGTTGAGTCgcacgacgacgacgacgacaacgacgacgactaCGACGACAACTCTACCGACCACAACCGTCAGAGCAACGACCACCACAGCTGCACCCTTCATGCCGTTTCTCACGGACTTCATGAATTCACCGCAAAATAACCCTCCGGTTAACCAGATCTTCGACGTGAGTAACTTGACGAACGCCAGCACAAGCTGGAGCAGCCCAAATCTTGGCTATTACGCGGAGGCTTTAACCGACGACGGCACCATGTCGAACTCTTGCGGACGCGTCAACATCATGGGCACCATTGTCCAGGACGCCGCGCCTTACTTGTTCCCTTTCATCATTGAGTACAGTCTTATAGGCGCAGCGGTGATATACGTGATGTGGAAACACATAGGGTGTTATCCCCGATGGCCACTCCGTGTCGAGGTTGATCTTGAGCGCAGATTAGAGGCAATGTTGAGCCGTCGCGCGGTTGCTCTTGCCCACGCCGGACACGCCCGAGTTGATTGCGTTGGTGCTAGCAAAGGTCTTTTCTTCGGGCTACTTTTACTGGTCGGGTCGCTGATCTGCTTAATTCTCTTCTTCGTATTGATACACCATCCGGAGTTGGGGCTACTCGCGATCTACCTTGCCGACGTCTCGCACTGCGTCCTCATGGCACTGTCCATTATCGCCATAATCGTCGGCTTCATACGCGTCCAAGGTCTGAAGTTCAAGGCTGAGGAACAGAGCGACTTGAACGACATCCTCCTCCGCGTCTCGGCTTTCGGCCTTTTCGTTTACGCGGTGTTCAGCGTGATCGCTGGATCCCTGGCAGCTTTTACACACGAGGCGAATCTCCTCGTTATGGTAACTGGTCTTCTCTCCGTGGCTCAAGTAGTTCTTCAGATGCTTTTTATCGCCGACGTCTCGCGTAGGCGCGTTCACCTACCGGAACACGATCGCAGCAAGCCGGGCCGCCAGGTTGTGACATTCTTGTTGATATGCAACGTGACCATGTGGGTGATCTACACCTTCGAGACTCAGAAGGTGGTCGCGAACCCCGTCCAGTTGGACTTCTACGGATTCTTGGCATGGGCGATCGTCCAACGCGTCACGCTTCCTCTTTGCATCTTCCATAGGTTCCATAGCGCGGTTACGCTCGCCGAGATATGGAAGACAAGCTACAAGGCTCGTCTCGAGTAA
- the LOC107221809 gene encoding proton channel OtopLc isoform X7: MARQCDETPDARTSLFIIMSFIYAKLLVVVCIAYVISEVVTHKLPLYYYEGFFTYLYGASILFLLYVFCFLLQESACCSRGGDSPPPPPRPPKPPKEPKETKDKKKKKDKEQKASGKSKKEFQDAAEVEAGVATRALRKRKTSQNDHSHGSFFLRIGAIAFGLGTMVYNGLEFGAFFEVPPTSPCYQILRGVNPVLQMIFTFMQMYFIFMNSRLNIHRFKVVARFGLMHVVATNLCVWIRTLVLESLKEITQYHQRIGQEEISVLDTIKQHSQRNAGVILGTEPRDLAQLREAPLDSVLSTTATTLGSTTLPSMGRTLRTTIKAIANALTTTAATTLTPWTTMSTTTTTMRPTTTTTNVPPITRSRATTLTTLLTTLSRTTTTTTTTTTTTTTLPTTTVRATTTTAAPFMPFLTDFMNSPQNNPPVNQIFDVSNLTNASTSWSSPNLGYYAEALTDDGTMSNSCGRVNIMGTIVQDAAPYLFPFIIEYSLIGAAVIYVMWKHIGCYPRWPLRVEVDLERRLEAMLSRRAVALAHAGHARVDCVGASKGLFFGLLLLVGSLICLILFFVLIHHPELGLLAIYLADVSHCVLMALSIIAIIVGFIRVQGLKFKAEEQSDLNDILLRVSAFGLFVYAVFSVIAGSLAAFTHEANLLVMVTGLLSVAQVVLQMLFIADVSRRRVHLPEHDRSKPGRQVVTFLLICNVTMWVIYTFETQKVVANPVQLDFYGFLAWAIVQRVTLPLCIFHRFHSAVTLAEIWKTSYKARLE; encoded by the exons ATGGCGCGACAATGCGACGAAACGCCGGATGCTAG AACGTCCCTGTTCATTATCATGAGCTTCATCTACGCGAAGCTGCTCGTTGTTGTCTGCATCGCCTATGTCATCAGCGAAGTAGTGACGCACAAGTTACCGTTGTACTATTACGAGGGGTTCTTCACTTATCTGTACGGAGCCAGCATTCTTTTCCTCCTATACGTATTCTGCTTCCTACTGCAAGAGAGCGCCTGCTGTTCCCGAGGTGGGGATTCCCCGCCGCCACCTCCAAGACCGCCAAAACCACCGAAGGAGCCGAAGGAAACAAaggataagaagaagaaaaaggacaAAGAACAAAAAGCGTCTGGCAAAAGCAAGAAGGAATTCCAg GATGCTGCAGAAGTCGAAGCAGGTGTGGCTACGCGAGCTTTGCGAAAACGTAAAACTTCTCAGAACGATCATAGTCACGGCAGTTTCTTCCTTCGCATCGGAGCAATCG CGTTTGGATTGGGCACAATGGTGTACAACGGTTTGGAGTTTGGCGCATTTTTCGAAGTGCCACCTACATCACCCTGTTATCAGATTCTCAGAGGTGTTAATCCCGTACTGCAGATGATATTTACCTTCATGCAAATGTACTTCATCTTCATGAACTCTAGG CTCAACATACATCGATTCAAGGTAGTTGCCCGATTTGGTCTGATGCACGTAGTAGCCACAAACCTCTGCGTTTGGATTCGCACTCTAGTATTGGAAAGTTTAAAGGAAATTACACAGTACCATCAACGTATAGGACAAGAAGAAATTAGTGTTTTAG ACACCATCAAACAACATTCTCAACGCAATGCAGGGGTTATTCTAGGCACTGAACCACGCGATCTAGCTCAACTTCGCGAGGCTCCACTTGACTCCGTTTTGTCAACGACAGCAACGACATTGGGAAGTACAACACTGCCTTCGATGGGCAGAACTCTTCGCACTACCATAAAAGCCATAGCCAATGCTCTTACCACAACTGCAGCAACGACGCTCACGCCGTGGACAACAATGAGCACCACCACTACTACCATGAGACCTACAACCACCACGACTAACGTGCCACCGATAACTCGCAGCAGAGCAACTACCCTGACAACTTTGCTGACGACGTTGAGTCgcacgacgacgacgacgacaacgacgacgactaCGACGACAACTCTACCGACCACAACCGTCAGAGCAACGACCACCACAGCTGCACCCTTCATGCCGTTTCTCACGGACTTCATGAATTCACCGCAAAATAACCCTCCGGTTAACCAGATCTTCGACGTGAGTAACTTGACGAACGCCAGCACAAGCTGGAGCAGCCCAAATCTTGGCTATTACGCGGAGGCTTTAACCGACGACGGCACCATGTCGAACTCTTGCGGACGCGTCAACATCATGGGCACCATTGTCCAGGACGCCGCGCCTTACTTGTTCCCTTTCATCATTGAGTACAGTCTTATAGGCGCAGCGGTGATATACGTGATGTGGAAACACATAGGGTGTTATCCCCGATGGCCACTCCGTGTCGAGGTTGATCTTGAGCGCAGATTAGAGGCAATGTTGAGCCGTCGCGCGGTTGCTCTTGCCCACGCCGGACACGCCCGAGTTGATTGCGTTGGTGCTAGCAAAGGTCTTTTCTTCGGGCTACTTTTACTGGTCGGGTCGCTGATCTGCTTAATTCTCTTCTTCGTATTGATACACCATCCGGAGTTGGGGCTACTCGCGATCTACCTTGCCGACGTCTCGCACTGCGTCCTCATGGCACTGTCCATTATCGCCATAATCGTCGGCTTCATACGCGTCCAAGGTCTGAAGTTCAAGGCTGAGGAACAGAGCGACTTGAACGACATCCTCCTCCGCGTCTCGGCTTTCGGCCTTTTCGTTTACGCGGTGTTCAGCGTGATCGCTGGATCCCTGGCAGCTTTTACACACGAGGCGAATCTCCTCGTTATGGTAACTGGTCTTCTCTCCGTGGCTCAAGTAGTTCTTCAGATGCTTTTTATCGCCGACGTCTCGCGTAGGCGCGTTCACCTACCGGAACACGATCGCAGCAAGCCGGGCCGCCAGGTTGTGACATTCTTGTTGATATGCAACGTGACCATGTGGGTGATCTACACCTTCGAGACTCAGAAGGTGGTCGCGAACCCCGTCCAGTTGGACTTCTACGGATTCTTGGCATGGGCGATCGTCCAACGCGTCACGCTTCCTCTTTGCATCTTCCATAGGTTCCATAGCGCGGTTACGCTCGCCGAGATATGGAAGACAAGCTACAAGGCTCGTCTCGAGTAA
- the LOC107221809 gene encoding proton channel OtopLc isoform X5: MVGGGDCKVATVEVEAAAAGDNTATLPVTRPLNPQPPASTQDNAERNNAANKRMELKIVKPKPDEKTSLFIIMSFIYAKLLVVVCIAYVISEVVTHKLPLYYYEGFFTYLYGASILFLLYVFCFLLQESACCSRGGDSPPPPPRPPKPPKEPKETKDKKKKKDKEQKASGKSKKEFQDAAEVEAGVATRALRKRKTSQNDHSHGSFFLRIGAIAFGLGTMVYNGLEFGAFFEVPPTSPCYQILRGVNPVLQMIFTFMQMYFIFMNSRLNIHRFKVVARFGLMHVVATNLCVWIRTLVLESLKEITQYHQRIGQEEISVLDTIKQHSQRNAGVILGTEPRDLAQLREAPLDSVLSTTATTLGSTTLPSMGRTLRTTIKAIANALTTTAATTLTPWTTMSTTTTTMRPTTTTTNVPPITRSRATTLTTLLTTLSRTTTTTTTTTTTTTTLPTTTVRATTTTAAPFMPFLTDFMNSPQNNPPVNQIFDVSNLTNASTSWSSPNLGYYAEALTDDGTMSNSCGRVNIMGTIVQDAAPYLFPFIIEYSLIGAAVIYVMWKHIGCYPRWPLRVEVDLERRLEAMLSRRAVALAHAGHARVDCVGASKGLFFGLLLLVGSLICLILFFVLIHHPELGLLAIYLADVSHCVLMALSIIAIIVGFIRVQGLKFKAEEQSDLNDILLRVSAFGLFVYAVFSVIAGSLAAFTHEANLLVMVTGLLSVAQVVLQMLFIADVSRRRVHLPEHDRSKPGRQVVTFLLICNVTMWVIYTFETQKVVANPVQLDFYGFLAWAIVQRVTLPLCIFHRFHSAVTLAEIWKTSYKARLE, encoded by the exons AACGTCCCTGTTCATTATCATGAGCTTCATCTACGCGAAGCTGCTCGTTGTTGTCTGCATCGCCTATGTCATCAGCGAAGTAGTGACGCACAAGTTACCGTTGTACTATTACGAGGGGTTCTTCACTTATCTGTACGGAGCCAGCATTCTTTTCCTCCTATACGTATTCTGCTTCCTACTGCAAGAGAGCGCCTGCTGTTCCCGAGGTGGGGATTCCCCGCCGCCACCTCCAAGACCGCCAAAACCACCGAAGGAGCCGAAGGAAACAAaggataagaagaagaaaaaggacaAAGAACAAAAAGCGTCTGGCAAAAGCAAGAAGGAATTCCAg GATGCTGCAGAAGTCGAAGCAGGTGTGGCTACGCGAGCTTTGCGAAAACGTAAAACTTCTCAGAACGATCATAGTCACGGCAGTTTCTTCCTTCGCATCGGAGCAATCG CGTTTGGATTGGGCACAATGGTGTACAACGGTTTGGAGTTTGGCGCATTTTTCGAAGTGCCACCTACATCACCCTGTTATCAGATTCTCAGAGGTGTTAATCCCGTACTGCAGATGATATTTACCTTCATGCAAATGTACTTCATCTTCATGAACTCTAGG CTCAACATACATCGATTCAAGGTAGTTGCCCGATTTGGTCTGATGCACGTAGTAGCCACAAACCTCTGCGTTTGGATTCGCACTCTAGTATTGGAAAGTTTAAAGGAAATTACACAGTACCATCAACGTATAGGACAAGAAGAAATTAGTGTTTTAG ACACCATCAAACAACATTCTCAACGCAATGCAGGGGTTATTCTAGGCACTGAACCACGCGATCTAGCTCAACTTCGCGAGGCTCCACTTGACTCCGTTTTGTCAACGACAGCAACGACATTGGGAAGTACAACACTGCCTTCGATGGGCAGAACTCTTCGCACTACCATAAAAGCCATAGCCAATGCTCTTACCACAACTGCAGCAACGACGCTCACGCCGTGGACAACAATGAGCACCACCACTACTACCATGAGACCTACAACCACCACGACTAACGTGCCACCGATAACTCGCAGCAGAGCAACTACCCTGACAACTTTGCTGACGACGTTGAGTCgcacgacgacgacgacgacaacgacgacgactaCGACGACAACTCTACCGACCACAACCGTCAGAGCAACGACCACCACAGCTGCACCCTTCATGCCGTTTCTCACGGACTTCATGAATTCACCGCAAAATAACCCTCCGGTTAACCAGATCTTCGACGTGAGTAACTTGACGAACGCCAGCACAAGCTGGAGCAGCCCAAATCTTGGCTATTACGCGGAGGCTTTAACCGACGACGGCACCATGTCGAACTCTTGCGGACGCGTCAACATCATGGGCACCATTGTCCAGGACGCCGCGCCTTACTTGTTCCCTTTCATCATTGAGTACAGTCTTATAGGCGCAGCGGTGATATACGTGATGTGGAAACACATAGGGTGTTATCCCCGATGGCCACTCCGTGTCGAGGTTGATCTTGAGCGCAGATTAGAGGCAATGTTGAGCCGTCGCGCGGTTGCTCTTGCCCACGCCGGACACGCCCGAGTTGATTGCGTTGGTGCTAGCAAAGGTCTTTTCTTCGGGCTACTTTTACTGGTCGGGTCGCTGATCTGCTTAATTCTCTTCTTCGTATTGATACACCATCCGGAGTTGGGGCTACTCGCGATCTACCTTGCCGACGTCTCGCACTGCGTCCTCATGGCACTGTCCATTATCGCCATAATCGTCGGCTTCATACGCGTCCAAGGTCTGAAGTTCAAGGCTGAGGAACAGAGCGACTTGAACGACATCCTCCTCCGCGTCTCGGCTTTCGGCCTTTTCGTTTACGCGGTGTTCAGCGTGATCGCTGGATCCCTGGCAGCTTTTACACACGAGGCGAATCTCCTCGTTATGGTAACTGGTCTTCTCTCCGTGGCTCAAGTAGTTCTTCAGATGCTTTTTATCGCCGACGTCTCGCGTAGGCGCGTTCACCTACCGGAACACGATCGCAGCAAGCCGGGCCGCCAGGTTGTGACATTCTTGTTGATATGCAACGTGACCATGTGGGTGATCTACACCTTCGAGACTCAGAAGGTGGTCGCGAACCCCGTCCAGTTGGACTTCTACGGATTCTTGGCATGGGCGATCGTCCAACGCGTCACGCTTCCTCTTTGCATCTTCCATAGGTTCCATAGCGCGGTTACGCTCGCCGAGATATGGAAGACAAGCTACAAGGCTCGTCTCGAGTAA